A stretch of Sulfurimonas autotrophica DSM 16294 DNA encodes these proteins:
- a CDS encoding GDP-L-fucose synthase family protein: protein MLITGSSGMVGRNIAEYNKSKKYKILTPSSNELNLLDKLSVDEYLQKNKPDIVIHCAGIVGGIQANIANPVKFLVENTQMGLNIIMGAKERGIKKFINLSSSCMYPREAINPLGEELILKGELEPTNEGYALAKITSTRLCEYINREDNSYAYKTVIPCNLYGKYDKFEPKHSHMLPAVIKKIHDAKESSQQSIDIWGDGEARREFMYAEDLADFIYYALENFENMPQNINVGLGHDYTINEYYKAIAEEIGYKGEFIHDLTKPVGMKQKRIDDTKLKEFGWRYKTSLKDGIEKIYNYYLQEVLNDK, encoded by the coding sequence ATGTTAATAACCGGTTCTTCTGGTATGGTTGGTCGTAATATTGCTGAATACAATAAGTCAAAAAAATATAAGATATTGACTCCATCAAGTAACGAATTAAATTTACTCGATAAATTGAGTGTAGATGAATACTTACAAAAGAATAAGCCTGATATTGTCATACATTGTGCCGGCATTGTAGGTGGTATTCAGGCAAATATTGCAAACCCTGTAAAATTTCTTGTTGAGAACACTCAGATGGGATTAAATATTATTATGGGTGCAAAAGAAAGAGGAATTAAAAAATTTATAAATTTGAGTAGTTCTTGTATGTATCCAAGAGAGGCCATAAATCCACTTGGAGAAGAGTTGATTTTAAAAGGTGAATTAGAACCTACAAATGAAGGATATGCCCTAGCAAAGATAACATCTACTCGTCTTTGTGAATATATTAATAGAGAAGATAATTCTTATGCGTATAAAACTGTAATTCCATGTAACCTATATGGTAAATATGATAAATTTGAGCCAAAACATTCACATATGCTACCTGCTGTGATTAAAAAAATACATGATGCTAAAGAATCTTCTCAACAGAGTATTGATATATGGGGAGATGGCGAAGCCAGACGAGAGTTTATGTATGCCGAAGATTTAGCTGACTTTATTTACTATGCTTTAGAGAACTTTGAGAATATGCCTCAAAATATCAATGTTGGTTTGGGGCATGACTATACAATTAATGAATACTATAAAGCTATTGCTGAAGAAATTGGCTATAAGGGTGAGTTTATACATGATTTAACTAAGCCTGTAGGAATGAAACAAAAGCGTATAGATGATACAAAATTAAAAGAGTTTGGTTGGCGCTATAAAACATCATTGAAAGATGGAATAGAAAAAATATATAATTATTACTTACAAGAGGTACTCAATGACAAATAG
- a CDS encoding UTP--glucose-1-phosphate uridylyltransferase: protein MQRCIKKCLFPAAGYGTRFLPATKAIPKEMLPVLTKPLLQYGVEEAIEAGLSTMAIVTGRGKRAIEDHFDISYELEHQIKDTAKESYLTEIRNVITNCTFSYTRQIEMKGLGHAILTGETLIGEEPFAVILADDLCDNEAEGVLSQMVKLYEKYKCSIVAVEEVPLEETNKYGVVAVEEMDISDEVQPMLKPGFREQDGNKVSTAQESITKLQNDIGSKVLTLPNIGVFKVTNMVEKPDPKDAPSNLAIIGRYILTPDIFDILRETKPGKGGEIQITDALLEQAKQGKVIAYKFQGKRFDCGSVDGFVEATNYFYQKSEN, encoded by the coding sequence TTGCAAAGATGTATAAAAAAATGTCTTTTCCCCGCTGCAGGCTATGGTACAAGATTTCTTCCGGCTACTAAGGCCATTCCTAAAGAGATGCTTCCCGTACTAACTAAACCACTGCTACAATATGGTGTAGAAGAGGCAATAGAAGCAGGACTAAGCACGATGGCGATAGTAACAGGGCGTGGAAAACGTGCTATTGAAGACCATTTTGACATCTCTTACGAACTTGAACATCAGATAAAAGACACAGCTAAAGAGAGTTATCTGACTGAAATAAGAAATGTCATCACAAACTGTACATTTTCATACACCAGACAAATAGAGATGAAAGGGCTGGGTCATGCAATACTTACAGGTGAAACGCTCATAGGAGAAGAGCCGTTTGCCGTTATACTTGCAGATGACTTGTGTGATAATGAAGCAGAGGGCGTTCTCTCCCAGATGGTGAAGCTTTATGAAAAGTATAAATGTTCCATTGTGGCAGTAGAAGAAGTGCCCTTAGAAGAGACGAACAAATATGGGGTGGTTGCTGTAGAAGAGATGGATATTTCAGATGAAGTTCAGCCCATGTTAAAACCTGGGTTCCGAGAGCAAGACGGAAACAAAGTTTCTACTGCACAAGAAAGTATAACAAAGTTACAAAATGATATCGGAAGCAAGGTTTTAACCTTGCCTAATATAGGGGTTTTTAAAGTTACAAACATGGTAGAAAAACCAGACCCCAAAGATGCTCCTTCAAACTTGGCAATCATAGGACGCTATATTCTCACACCTGATATTTTTGATATATTAAGAGAGACAAAACCAGGCAAAGGCGGAGAAATCCAAATAACAGACGCACTGTTAGAACAAGCCAAACAAGGAAAAGTTATCGCCTATAAATTTCAAGGCAAAAGATTTGACTGCGGCAGTGTCGATGGTTTTGTTGAAGCTACTAATTATTTTTATCAAAAGAGTGAGAACTAA
- the rfbF gene encoding glucose-1-phosphate cytidylyltransferase, with product MKVVLLAGGYGTRISEETDLKPKPMVEIGGKPILWHIMKIYSHYGFNDFVILLGYKGYYIKEYFANYFLHQSDVTINMQTNKMEVHNNTSEPWKVTLVDTGLDTMTGGRIKRAQQYIGNESFLLTYGDGVSDINIADSVRFHKEHQKVVTMTAIQPEARFGNLDIDDNQNIKKFIEKPKTEAGWINGGFFICEPEVFDYISEDESCVFEQKPLQNLALDGKMVAYKHHGFWQPMDTLRDNQKLNQLWKEKIAPWKVW from the coding sequence ATGAAGGTAGTATTATTAGCCGGTGGCTACGGAACAAGAATATCTGAAGAAACAGATTTAAAACCAAAACCGATGGTTGAAATCGGAGGAAAACCGATTTTATGGCATATCATGAAAATATATTCACATTATGGTTTTAATGATTTTGTTATTTTACTCGGATATAAGGGGTACTATATAAAAGAATATTTTGCAAATTATTTTTTACACCAAAGTGATGTTACTATTAATATGCAAACAAACAAAATGGAAGTGCATAATAATACTAGTGAACCTTGGAAAGTAACTTTAGTAGATACTGGATTAGACACCATGACTGGCGGTAGGATAAAAAGAGCTCAACAATATATAGGGAACGAATCTTTTTTACTTACTTATGGAGATGGTGTTTCTGATATTAATATTGCTGATAGTGTAAGATTTCACAAGGAACATCAAAAAGTTGTTACGATGACTGCAATTCAACCTGAAGCTAGGTTTGGTAATTTAGATATTGATGATAATCAAAATATTAAAAAATTCATTGAAAAACCAAAAACAGAGGCAGGATGGATCAATGGTGGTTTTTTTATATGTGAACCAGAAGTTTTTGATTATATTTCTGAAGATGAAAGTTGTGTATTTGAACAAAAACCACTACAAAATTTAGCACTTGATGGAAAAATGGTTGCATACAAACATCATGGTTTTTGGCAACCAATGGATACTCTAAGGGACAATCAAAAACTTAATCAATTATGGAAAGAAAAAATAGCACCTTGGAAAGTATGGTAA
- the gmd gene encoding GDP-mannose 4,6-dehydratase, with protein sequence MKNNKKVALITGITGQDGSYLAEFLLKKGYIVHGIKRRTSLFNTDRIDHLYQDPHEEHVNFFLHFGDMTDSMNLTRIIQEIQPDEIYNLAAMSHVAVSFEMPEYVANADGTGTLRILEAVRLLGLTDKTRIYQASTSELFGKVQETPQKETTPFYPRSPYAVAKMYAYWITVNYREAYGMFACNGILFNHESPVRGETFVTRKITRAASKIALGLQDKLYLGNLDAKRDWGHAKDYVRMMWMILQADKPEDWVIATGETTAVRDFVKMAFQYVGINLKFVGEGVDEKGIIESINAKRLQELGIENSKLKVGDGVVAVDPKYFRPTEVDLLLGDPTKAEQKLGWKREYKLEELVNDMMKNDLKLMTKEQYLKDGGYTIMNYFE encoded by the coding sequence ATGAAAAATAATAAAAAAGTAGCACTTATAACAGGAATAACAGGACAAGATGGTTCATATTTGGCAGAGTTTTTACTAAAAAAAGGCTATATAGTCCATGGTATCAAAAGAAGAACTTCACTTTTTAATACTGACCGTATAGACCACTTATATCAAGATCCGCATGAAGAACATGTGAACTTTTTTCTTCATTTTGGTGATATGACTGATAGTATGAACTTAACTCGAATAATTCAAGAAATACAGCCAGATGAAATATATAACCTTGCTGCTATGAGCCATGTTGCAGTTAGTTTTGAAATGCCTGAATATGTTGCAAATGCAGATGGAACAGGAACACTGAGAATTCTTGAAGCTGTACGACTATTGGGACTGACAGACAAAACTAGAATCTATCAGGCTTCAACTTCTGAACTTTTTGGTAAAGTACAAGAAACTCCTCAAAAAGAAACAACGCCTTTTTACCCAAGAAGCCCATATGCAGTCGCTAAAATGTATGCTTACTGGATTACAGTAAATTACCGTGAAGCTTACGGAATGTTTGCATGTAATGGTATTCTTTTTAATCATGAGTCTCCCGTTCGTGGAGAAACCTTTGTAACAAGAAAAATTACTCGTGCAGCATCCAAGATAGCTTTAGGTTTACAAGATAAACTGTATTTGGGAAATTTGGATGCAAAAAGAGACTGGGGCCATGCAAAAGACTACGTGCGTATGATGTGGATGATTCTTCAAGCAGACAAGCCAGAAGACTGGGTTATAGCAACAGGTGAGACAACAGCAGTAAGAGATTTTGTAAAAATGGCTTTTCAATATGTGGGAATTAATCTTAAATTTGTTGGTGAAGGTGTGGATGAAAAAGGAATCATTGAATCTATTAACGCAAAAAGGCTTCAGGAACTTGGCATTGAAAATTCTAAGCTAAAAGTGGGAGATGGAGTTGTAGCTGTTGACCCGAAATACTTTAGACCAACAGAAGTTGATTTGCTCTTAGGTGATCCAACAAAAGCAGAACAAAAACTAGGCTGGAAACGAGAGTATAAACTGGAAGAACTCGTAAATGATATGATGAAAAATGATTTAAAACTCATGACGAAAGAACAGTATCTTAAAGATGGTGGATATACCATTATGAATTATTTTGAATAA
- the rfbG gene encoding CDP-glucose 4,6-dehydratase: MVMQNLFSNIYKDKTVLVTGHTGFKGSWLVYWLDQMGAKVVGYSLEAPTTPNHIGFLNLDIISIIGDIRDVDKLNQTMQTYKPDIVFHLAAQPLVRLSYENPIETYETNVIGTLKVFEACRNANVKAIVNITSDKAYENKEWIWGYRENDPMGGYDPYSSSKGCADLLANSYRNSYFNPNDYKKTHNTLLASCRAGNVIGGGDWAKDRLMTDIMLSVSQGKKVSIRNPYATRPWQHVLEPLSGYLHIGQKLLEEQVAFGEAWNFGPSDEGSITVEEVVKNVKKHWETIDYEINREQNQPHEANLLKLDCSKAHIILKWKDVWDSDTTFEKTVKWYKAYYEEEKMLTKEDLLTYVNDAKLKSIEWTL, encoded by the coding sequence ATGGTAATGCAAAATCTTTTTTCCAATATATATAAAGATAAAACTGTATTAGTTACAGGACATACTGGATTTAAAGGTTCATGGCTTGTATATTGGCTAGATCAAATGGGCGCAAAAGTAGTTGGTTACTCTTTGGAAGCTCCAACCACTCCAAATCATATAGGGTTTTTAAATCTAGATATTATTTCTATTATTGGTGATATTAGAGATGTAGATAAATTAAATCAAACAATGCAAACTTATAAACCAGATATTGTATTTCATTTAGCTGCTCAACCGCTTGTTAGACTCTCATACGAAAACCCAATTGAGACATATGAAACAAATGTCATTGGTACGCTTAAAGTATTTGAAGCTTGTAGAAATGCCAATGTAAAAGCAATCGTAAATATCACAAGTGATAAAGCTTATGAAAATAAGGAATGGATATGGGGTTATCGTGAAAATGACCCAATGGGTGGTTATGATCCATATAGCTCTTCGAAGGGTTGTGCAGATTTACTAGCTAATTCTTATAGAAACTCTTACTTTAATCCAAATGATTATAAAAAAACTCATAATACTTTACTGGCATCATGTAGAGCTGGAAATGTCATAGGTGGAGGAGATTGGGCAAAAGATAGACTAATGACAGATATCATGCTTTCAGTTTCACAAGGTAAAAAAGTCAGTATACGAAATCCATATGCAACAAGACCGTGGCAACATGTGCTTGAGCCTTTAAGTGGATATCTTCATATCGGACAAAAGCTCCTAGAAGAGCAAGTAGCATTTGGTGAAGCTTGGAATTTTGGACCAAGTGATGAAGGAAGTATAACCGTTGAAGAAGTTGTGAAAAATGTAAAAAAACATTGGGAAACAATAGATTATGAAATAAATAGAGAGCAAAATCAACCTCATGAAGCAAATCTTTTAAAACTTGATTGTTCTAAAGCCCATATTATTTTGAAATGGAAAGATGTTTGGGATAGTGATACTACATTTGAGAAGACTGTAAAGTGGTATAAAGCTTATTATGAAGAAGAGAAGATGTTAACAAAAGAAGATTTGCTAACTTATGTAAATGATGCAAAATTAAAAAGTATAGAGTGGACATTATAA
- a CDS encoding MarR family EPS-associated transcriptional regulator, protein MHNEELTLSVLRNIDTLKSQKSLADELGISVGKVNYVLKALIEKGLIKAENFFENKNKNQYKYLLTEKGFKEKVALTKNFIQRKKAEYEELQRELEVMKGMA, encoded by the coding sequence TTGCACAACGAAGAATTAACCCTTTCGGTTCTTAGAAATATAGACACACTTAAAAGCCAAAAATCACTAGCAGATGAACTTGGCATAAGTGTAGGAAAAGTAAACTATGTCTTAAAAGCCCTTATAGAAAAAGGGCTTATAAAAGCTGAGAATTTTTTTGAAAACAAAAATAAAAACCAGTACAAATACCTACTCACAGAAAAAGGCTTCAAAGAAAAAGTAGCACTTACGAAAAACTTTATACAAAGAAAAAAAGCTGAATATGAAGAGTTACAGAGAGAGTTGGAAGTTATGAAGGGAATGGCCTAG
- a CDS encoding mannose-1-phosphate guanylyltransferase/mannose-6-phosphate isomerase, which yields MTNIILCGGNGTRLWPISRTLMPKQFVKLFDDKSLFQLTVERNSKVCDSQFIVSNSEQYFLALDQLEELQKIHNSYLLEPVGRNTAPAIALACMALEPDELVLVTPSDHLIKDEVEYEKVLRRAKELAEKNNLVTFGITPSSAETGFGYIEADDLTVKAFHEKPDLNTAEKYLEAGNYYWNSGMFMFKAGIFLEELKKYSPKIYEMSKQALANEALTSSKNTIRIKHDAMLNIPEDSIDYAVMEKSQKVKVVPSDIRWSDVGSFDSLYEELPKDENNNTTNEKYIQIDSKNNLIYGNDRYIATVDVDDMIVVDTGDALLISKKGSSQKVKQVVSEIKKTTELHNIHLTGHRPWGTYTILEDSDGYKIKRIEVKPGKRLSLQRHKHRNEHWVVVSGTATVTINDDIFVLKQNESTYIKAGDIHRLSNDTNELLVIIEAQVGSYTGEDDIERLDDDFKRGTD from the coding sequence ATGACAAATATAATTTTATGCGGAGGTAATGGTACAAGACTTTGGCCGATTAGTCGAACACTTATGCCAAAACAGTTTGTAAAACTTTTTGATGACAAATCATTATTTCAATTAACGGTAGAGAGAAATTCAAAAGTGTGTGACTCCCAGTTTATAGTTTCAAACTCTGAACAGTACTTTTTAGCACTTGACCAGCTTGAAGAATTGCAGAAAATACACAATAGCTATTTACTAGAACCGGTAGGAAGAAATACTGCTCCAGCTATTGCACTTGCATGTATGGCTCTTGAGCCTGATGAGCTAGTCTTAGTTACTCCATCTGATCATCTCATTAAAGATGAAGTAGAATATGAAAAAGTATTGCGAAGAGCAAAAGAGTTAGCAGAAAAAAATAATCTCGTTACATTCGGCATAACTCCCTCGTCTGCAGAGACAGGGTTCGGATATATTGAAGCTGATGATTTGACCGTGAAAGCTTTTCATGAAAAACCGGATCTTAATACTGCTGAAAAATATTTAGAAGCAGGAAACTATTACTGGAATAGTGGTATGTTTATGTTTAAAGCAGGAATATTTTTAGAAGAATTAAAAAAATACTCTCCAAAAATCTACGAAATGTCTAAGCAGGCTCTCGCAAATGAGGCTTTAACTTCGTCTAAGAACACGATTAGAATAAAACACGATGCCATGTTAAACATTCCAGAAGACAGTATTGATTACGCAGTGATGGAAAAAAGTCAAAAAGTAAAAGTAGTTCCATCAGATATAAGATGGTCGGATGTAGGAAGCTTTGATTCTCTTTATGAAGAACTGCCAAAAGATGAAAATAACAATACAACTAATGAAAAATACATTCAAATAGACAGTAAAAATAATCTTATTTATGGAAATGACAGGTATATAGCAACTGTTGATGTAGATGATATGATAGTAGTTGACACAGGTGATGCTCTTTTAATCTCTAAAAAAGGAAGCTCTCAAAAAGTAAAACAAGTTGTTAGTGAAATTAAAAAAACCACAGAACTGCATAATATTCACTTGACAGGACATAGACCATGGGGAACTTATACGATACTTGAAGATTCTGATGGTTATAAGATCAAACGCATAGAAGTAAAACCGGGCAAAAGGCTTTCATTGCAGCGACATAAACACAGAAATGAACACTGGGTAGTAGTAAGTGGAACAGCAACAGTTACGATAAACGATGATATTTTTGTATTAAAACAAAACGAGTCTACTTACATTAAGGCAGGTGATATTCACAGGCTTTCAAATGATACTAATGAGCTATTAGTTATAATAGAAGCACAAGTCGGAAGCTATACAGGTGAAGATGACATAGAAAGACTAGATGATGATTTTAAAAGAGGAACAGATTAA
- a CDS encoding DegT/DnrJ/EryC1/StrS family aminotransferase, whose translation MTNSYQLATSTWDEKELEAIQDVVNKDIFTMGDSVKQFEEEFAKFLGRKYAVMVSSGSTANLIATAALFYTNNPMLKRGDEVIVPAVSWSTTYFPLQQYGLKLKFVDIDLETLNYDLNALEKAISDDTKMIMAVNLLGNPNDFDAINKLIKDKDIFILEDNCESMGAEYKGKQAGTFGVMGTFSTFFSHHMATMEGGFVTTDDEELYHILLSMRAHGWTRNLPKENKVSNKSDDWFEESFRFVLPGYNVRPVEMSGAIGVEQLKKLPSFLEQRRKNAKLFVELFENHPDFLIQKNIDNSSWFGFSLIIKPESNLKRKDIIKKLQENNIDCRPIVTGNFIRNDVMKFFDYEIHDKLSNADYLHENGFFVGNSQVDLENEIKYLAKVLK comes from the coding sequence ATGACAAATAGTTATCAGTTAGCAACATCTACTTGGGATGAAAAAGAGTTAGAAGCTATACAGGATGTTGTAAATAAAGATATTTTTACAATGGGTGACAGTGTAAAGCAATTTGAAGAAGAATTTGCTAAATTTTTAGGTCGAAAATATGCGGTAATGGTTAGCTCCGGTTCAACTGCAAATCTTATAGCTACTGCAGCTCTTTTTTATACAAATAACCCTATGTTAAAACGCGGAGATGAAGTAATAGTACCAGCTGTATCTTGGTCAACAACATATTTTCCTTTGCAACAATACGGGCTAAAACTTAAATTTGTAGATATTGACTTGGAAACATTAAATTATGATTTAAATGCTTTAGAAAAAGCTATATCAGATGATACGAAAATGATTATGGCAGTTAATTTACTTGGTAATCCAAATGACTTTGATGCTATTAATAAACTTATAAAAGATAAAGATATTTTTATCTTGGAAGATAACTGTGAATCTATGGGAGCAGAGTACAAAGGCAAACAAGCAGGAACGTTTGGTGTTATGGGAACATTTTCGACTTTCTTTTCTCATCATATGGCGACAATGGAAGGTGGATTTGTTACGACTGATGATGAAGAGCTTTATCATATACTACTTTCTATGAGGGCACATGGATGGACTCGAAACCTTCCAAAAGAAAACAAAGTTTCAAATAAAAGTGATGACTGGTTTGAGGAGTCTTTCAGGTTTGTGCTACCTGGATATAATGTAAGACCAGTAGAGATGAGTGGAGCCATAGGGGTAGAACAACTAAAAAAATTACCAAGTTTTTTAGAACAAAGAAGAAAAAATGCAAAACTTTTTGTAGAACTTTTTGAAAATCATCCCGATTTTTTGATACAAAAAAATATTGACAATAGCTCATGGTTTGGGTTTTCACTGATTATAAAACCAGAATCAAATCTTAAAAGAAAAGATATTATTAAAAAACTGCAAGAGAATAACATTGATTGCCGGCCAATAGTCACTGGCAATTTTATAAGAAATGACGTAATGAAATTTTTTGATTATGAAATACATGACAAGCTTAGCAATGCAGATTATTTACATGAAAACGGATTTTTTGTTGGAAATTCTCAGGTTGATTTAGAAAATGAAATTAAATATTTAGCAAAGGTTTTGAAATGA
- a CDS encoding glucose-6-phosphate isomerase, which produces MQYSHNFNPTISDEDIFNEIVKEKEYIGYYNLPFQDTTPFKEYAKTVTQSNVVVIGIGGSTLGTYAIYKYLKHSKNLSKKLFFLETTDPIDIKSKIENIDLEDTLFVVISKSGTTVETVAIFKYVNSLVTCNHTNTVIITESDSKLNTYAQANAMTTFDIPQNVGGRFSVFSAVGLLPLAIVGINIDELLKGAKETNNDFFGIFGTQVSTWAKSSLVRTRLLKKARFLVEYKNSFNINVVFSYSSRLEGFNKWYIQLWGESLGKVDINNTRQGLTPIGIIGPIDQHSFLQLIIEGRRDKTVTVIKVENFDNDLKIPAITLEGLEDLDYLNDLEFSSLIKSQADATIEAIQNLNDIPCDVITIDGVCESAIASLMYEYELLTSLCGKFMYINTYDQPGVESGKMILKKKLQS; this is translated from the coding sequence ATGCAATACAGCCACAACTTTAATCCGACCATTTCAGATGAAGATATTTTTAATGAAATAGTTAAAGAAAAAGAATACATTGGTTACTATAACCTTCCATTTCAAGACACTACACCTTTTAAAGAGTATGCAAAAACTGTTACACAGTCCAATGTGGTAGTTATCGGTATAGGAGGAAGCACACTTGGAACTTATGCTATATATAAGTACCTCAAACACTCCAAAAACTTAAGTAAAAAACTCTTTTTTCTTGAAACTACAGACCCTATAGACATCAAATCTAAAATAGAAAATATTGACCTTGAAGATACTCTGTTTGTGGTTATCTCAAAATCGGGAACGACTGTAGAGACCGTGGCCATATTTAAATATGTTAATTCTTTGGTTACATGTAATCATACAAATACTGTCATCATCACAGAAAGCGATTCAAAACTTAACACCTATGCACAAGCAAATGCAATGACAACATTTGACATACCTCAAAATGTAGGCGGACGATTTTCTGTTTTTTCAGCAGTTGGATTGTTGCCGCTTGCAATAGTAGGCATAAATATAGATGAACTCCTAAAAGGTGCAAAAGAGACAAATAATGACTTCTTCGGCATCTTTGGAACACAGGTTTCAACCTGGGCAAAAAGCTCATTAGTCAGAACAAGACTCTTAAAAAAAGCAAGATTCTTAGTAGAATACAAAAACAGCTTCAACATTAACGTAGTTTTCTCATACTCTTCTAGGCTTGAAGGCTTTAATAAATGGTACATCCAACTCTGGGGAGAAAGTTTAGGCAAAGTAGATATAAACAATACAAGACAAGGACTCACACCTATCGGCATTATAGGCCCCATAGACCAGCACTCATTTCTCCAACTCATAATAGAAGGCAGACGTGACAAAACAGTAACCGTCATAAAAGTAGAAAATTTTGACAATGACTTAAAGATTCCTGCTATTACATTAGAAGGACTAGAAGATTTAGACTACCTCAATGACTTAGAATTTTCATCACTCATAAAAAGTCAGGCAGATGCAACCATAGAAGCTATTCAAAATCTAAATGACATCCCATGTGATGTCATTACCATAGACGGAGTATGTGAAAGCGCTATTGCATCACTAATGTATGAGTATGAACTACTAACATCATTATGCGGCAAGTTTATGTATATAAATACTTATGACCAACCAGGTGTGGAAAGTGGTAAGATGATATTGAAAAAGAAATTGCAATCATAA